The window CTTCAAAAAGGTCATTCGGTGAATGGGGCTCGGTCCGTGCTCCAAAATCGCTTGATAGTGCGCCTTGGTGCCATAGCCCTTGTGCTTGGCAAACCCGTAAGCAGGATAGAGAGCATCCTGCTCGAGCATCAACCGGTCACGGGTAACCTTGGCCAAAATGGATGCCGCAGCGATGGACGGGCTTTTCGCGTCCCCGCCGACCACACACTGGTGCGGAATGACCAGCCCTTTGGAGCGGTTGCCATCCACGAGGGCATAATCGGCTGCGGGGTGCAGTCTTTCGACTGCCTGCTGCATCGCGACATAGGTCGCTTCTAATATATTGATGCGGTCGATGGTTTCATGATCGACCAGTGCAATGGCATAAGCCAGCGCCTGCTCCTGAATGGTATCAAAAAGCTGCTCCCGCTTTTTTTCGGTCAGCTTTTTGGAGTCGTTTAAGCCGTCGATCGTGCAGCCGAATGGCAGAATCACCGCCGCTGCACACACCGGCCCGGCCAGCGGCCCACGGCCGGCCTCATCGATGCCGCAAATGGCCTGAAAGCCCTGCTCGGCGACTGCGGCCTCAATCGTCCAGTCCAGCATCGGCATAGTCCTCCGGGGTTTCCAGCGTGATGCGGCCAAGCACACCGCCACGGTATTCATCTAATAGGATACGCGCCATGCGCTCGGTGTCGATCTCGCCGCCGCGCAGCAAGAAGCCGCGGTTCTTTCCTGCCTGCTCAAGCAGCGAAAAGCCGAGAAAATCGACTTCTTCCATCTCGTCCGGCAGAGTCAGCTTATAGCGGGTCGTGATCGCCTCAGGCGCACGGGCTGCTAAAATTTCCATGAGCTTGCACGCCAGAGTTTCTACATCCAAAATGTCGTCTTTAACCGCGCCCGTGGATGCGAGCAGCAGGCCGGTGCGCTCATCGTCAAACTTGGGCCACAGGATGCCCGGCGTATCGAGCAAATCGATGCCATCCCCGACCCGGAACCACTGGCTCCCGCGGGTCACGCCCGGCTTATCGGCTGCCTTGGCCGATTTGCGTCCTAAAATGCGATTGATAAAGGTCGATTTGCCCACGTTCGGAATGCCGACGATCATTACACGCACCGCGCGGCCGGTCTGCCCTTTTTCGTTCCACTGGGCGATCTTATCGGCCAGCACTTCGCGCACCGCAGCTGCAAACCGATCGGTCCCCTTGCCGTGCTGGCTGTCGGTTTCGAGCACCGCCCAGCCCTTTTGCCGGAAGAAAGCCGCCCAGCGGCGGGTCTGTTCCGGGTCGGCCAGGTCGGTGCGGTTCAAAATCATCATCCGCGGCTTGGAGCCAGCGATCTCATCCATATCCGGGTTGCGGGACACCTGCGGGATGCGGGCATCCACCACTTCACAAACCAAATCGATATTTTTCAGGTTTTCGAGCATCTGGCGCCGGGTTTTGGCCATATGCCCAGGATACCATTGAATGTTCATTCTGTTTTTCCTCCGAAGTTTTCGGGCGGCCAAACCACAGCCAGTACATGGCCGATGATATAGCGTTCATCTACCATGCCCAGGTCGGGCGAACGGCTGTCGGTCGATGCGTTGCGGTTATCACCCATGACAAACACACAGCCTTCGGGGACGGTCTGCGGGAACTCCATGCCCTCAAAGTCCATGGGCAGTTCAAAATCGTTGATGTAGTCCTCCTGCAGTTCTTCGCCATTGACATAGACCTTGCCGAGTGCAAAATCGATGTTGATTTCATCACCTTCGGTCGCAATAATACGCTTGACGATCGGGCCGTGCATGAAGCTCTCCTTGTTGAGCACGACGATATCGCCCTTGGCCGGGGTATATCCCAGATTGCTGACCACCATCACATCTTTATCGTGGAGCGTCGGGTACATCGAACTGCCGTCCACCCCGATCAGGCGCACGACAAATGTAAAAAGCAATACAATGAAGATCAGGGAGATGATGAGCGCTTCGCCCCAATCGTAAAAGCTGCTCTGAAAACGCCCCTTTTTTTGCTCTTGTTCCTCTTCAAAGGGTTGGCGTTCTTCCATGTTCTGCATCCTCCATCTTGAAATTTAATAGACCTTTTTATTATACCTTCTCCAGAAAGTTTAAGCAACCAAATCTTCGCCCGCCACACGGCTTTTCTTCCCGGCAGACCACATATTTTTTCTACAAAAAAAGAGAAAGAGGGAAACCGAAGCTCCCCTCTTTTTGTCCCTTTTTAGACCTTTTCGACGACCTTGGCAGCCTTGCCTACGCGACCGCGCAGGTAGTACAGCTTCGCGCGGCGTACCTTACCGTTACGGATGACTTCGAACTTTGCAACGTTCGGAGAGTGTACCGGGAAGGTCTTTTCCACGCCTACGCCGTAAGAAATGCGGCGAACGGTGACGGTCTTGTTGATGCCCGCGTGCTTCATCGCAATGATGGTGCCTTCAAACACCTGGATACGCTCGCGGTTGCCCTCCTTGATCTTGTTGTGTACCTTTACGGTATCACCGATCTTGAGTTCAGGCAGGTCGTTCTTGAGCTGCTGCTCAGACAGAATCTTGACT of the Intestinibacillus sp. Marseille-P6563 genome contains:
- a CDS encoding ribonuclease HII, giving the protein MLDWTIEAAVAEQGFQAICGIDEAGRGPLAGPVCAAAVILPFGCTIDGLNDSKKLTEKKREQLFDTIQEQALAYAIALVDHETIDRINILEATYVAMQQAVERLHPAADYALVDGNRSKGLVIPHQCVVGGDAKSPSIAAASILAKVTRDRLMLEQDALYPAYGFAKHKGYGTKAHYQAILEHGPSPIHRMTFLKKFYDKHPEARP
- the ylqF gene encoding ribosome biogenesis GTPase YlqF — translated: MNIQWYPGHMAKTRRQMLENLKNIDLVCEVVDARIPQVSRNPDMDEIAGSKPRMMILNRTDLADPEQTRRWAAFFRQKGWAVLETDSQHGKGTDRFAAAVREVLADKIAQWNEKGQTGRAVRVMIVGIPNVGKSTFINRILGRKSAKAADKPGVTRGSQWFRVGDGIDLLDTPGILWPKFDDERTGLLLASTGAVKDDILDVETLACKLMEILAARAPEAITTRYKLTLPDEMEEVDFLGFSLLEQAGKNRGFLLRGGEIDTERMARILLDEYRGGVLGRITLETPEDYADAGLDD
- the lepB gene encoding signal peptidase I: MEERQPFEEEQEQKKGRFQSSFYDWGEALIISLIFIVLLFTFVVRLIGVDGSSMYPTLHDKDVMVVSNLGYTPAKGDIVVLNKESFMHGPIVKRIIATEGDEINIDFALGKVYVNGEELQEDYINDFELPMDFEGMEFPQTVPEGCVFVMGDNRNASTDSRSPDLGMVDERYIIGHVLAVVWPPENFGGKTE
- the rplS gene encoding 50S ribosomal protein L19, with amino-acid sequence MDLVKILSEQQLKNDLPELKIGDTVKVHNKIKEGNRERIQVFEGTIIAMKHAGINKTVTVRRISYGVGVEKTFPVHSPNVAKFEVIRNGKVRRAKLYYLRGRVGKAAKVVEKV